From Pseudomonas putida, one genomic window encodes:
- a CDS encoding LysR family transcriptional regulator gives MKLHQLKVLVTICESGSFQETARLLHLSQPALSRTIKELETSLGVPLLVRSNRGITTTEYGERLVRRARLMLEEASRAREEIAALKGQTHGRVSIGLSPATPRAQVITAINQYSERYPHVRLRIHEMRPSKLMESLREGQVDLALSCQPASRYGDGFQWTELYNQPTALAVRKGHPLRKVRCLEQLREQRWLLQEPLESSQIGLMFEQYQLAPPENILECSAGIIFCELARATDVISYWPLRMLDYVNRTDQGLEILNLEEQVPALNISLVYRNQELLTREARLLADELEYVFVNPQAPK, from the coding sequence ATGAAGCTCCATCAACTGAAAGTATTGGTTACCATCTGCGAGAGCGGCAGCTTTCAGGAAACTGCGCGCTTGCTGCACCTTTCCCAGCCCGCGCTCTCCCGCACCATCAAGGAACTTGAGACGTCCCTCGGGGTGCCACTGTTGGTACGCTCCAACCGTGGCATCACCACCACCGAATATGGCGAACGCCTGGTGCGCAGGGCGCGCCTGATGCTTGAAGAGGCCAGCCGCGCCCGTGAAGAGATCGCGGCGCTCAAGGGCCAAACCCATGGCCGGGTATCGATCGGCCTGTCGCCGGCGACTCCCAGGGCGCAGGTGATCACAGCCATAAATCAGTACAGCGAGCGCTACCCACACGTGCGCCTACGCATTCACGAGATGCGGCCCTCAAAACTGATGGAGAGCCTGCGGGAAGGGCAAGTGGACCTGGCATTGTCCTGCCAGCCGGCAAGCCGATACGGCGATGGGTTTCAATGGACCGAGCTCTACAATCAACCCACGGCGCTGGCGGTGCGCAAAGGCCACCCGCTGCGCAAGGTGCGCTGCCTGGAGCAGCTACGCGAACAACGGTGGCTGTTGCAGGAGCCGCTGGAAAGTTCACAGATCGGTTTGATGTTCGAGCAATATCAGCTCGCACCGCCTGAAAACATCCTCGAATGCTCCGCCGGGATCATCTTCTGCGAACTGGCACGCGCGACTGATGTGATCAGCTATTGGCCGCTTCGCATGCTCGACTACGTCAACCGCACCGACCAGGGGCTGGAAATACTGAACCTTGAGGAGCAAGTGCCCGCGCTCAATATCTCGCTGGTTTATCGAAACCAGGAATTGCTCACGCGAGAAGCCAGGCTACTCGCTGATGAACTCGAGTATGTGTTCGTCAACCCTCAGGCACCGAAGTAA
- a CDS encoding ProQ/FinO family protein — protein MGFEQLAELRDRLRSEKEQVKGEGGKHPKRKASPQAKPRDLDPAVQAIWPLQKHFPLAFPVNPAPKVPLKEGIFKDAEQHLELLGLTREQLKLGISTWCRGARYWTAMVENAPRLDLNGQPAGTVTAAQALHAKQQASRQRSQGRRNRAKAAASVPAATADGTAQQITDVK, from the coding sequence ATGGGTTTTGAACAACTAGCTGAGCTACGTGACCGCCTCAGGTCGGAAAAAGAGCAGGTAAAAGGCGAGGGTGGTAAACACCCCAAGCGCAAGGCTTCCCCCCAGGCGAAGCCTCGCGACCTGGACCCTGCAGTGCAGGCGATCTGGCCATTGCAGAAGCATTTTCCATTGGCCTTCCCTGTCAATCCGGCGCCCAAGGTGCCGCTCAAGGAGGGTATTTTCAAGGATGCCGAGCAGCACCTGGAACTGCTCGGCCTGACCCGCGAACAACTCAAGCTGGGCATTTCTACCTGGTGCCGCGGAGCGCGGTACTGGACAGCCATGGTGGAGAATGCACCGCGCCTTGACTTGAATGGTCAACCCGCTGGCACCGTGACCGCCGCTCAGGCGCTGCATGCCAAGCAACAGGCTTCGCGGCAACGCAGCCAGGGCCGACGCAACCGTGCGAAGGCCGCAGCGAGTGTCCCGGCCGCAACCGCCGATGGCACCGCGCAGCAGATTACCGACGTGAAGTGA